The Spiroplasma clarkii genome has a window encoding:
- a CDS encoding lipoprotein, producing MKKLLGLLAATGLVASTGATVVACGETVNALANVTLNNTTKSFEVKDVTIPAFVTGKANFAFESNAATGKSILVVEQMTNLDTSVLKSNVKISLKAGTAKLAADVTEIITVKYNDAVIGTINVTIKKDTESAAVTGTITNPGDQVVLVKASDRVAVTKEITITTTGTVEGLSVSSGTESVATATNVGNKITISIPTTASLNSTSKITVKSATTGVEEISFTVTVKTAGTITKPANIKAAAGIKEEIVIAASDFDLVGKIKVAANPAHATVTYSEQGRKIEFTGLEAALGTNVTVTISSEDTAVEPVTFDVSVVAGFIVQPMDIVRTSGATTVDETLTIAVKGTVTDFTVLTSPETPTGITEVSINPITGVLSYKVAAGLNAEAVTTVTIAATGVTGVTAVTFTVTVSAA from the coding sequence ATGAAAAAATTATTAGGATTATTAGCAGCAACTGGATTAGTTGCTAGCACAGGGGCAACTGTTGTTGCCTGTGGTGAAACAGTAAATGCATTAGCAAATGTTACACTAAACAATACCACAAAATCTTTTGAAGTTAAAGATGTTACAATTCCAGCATTTGTTACTGGAAAAGCAAACTTTGCATTTGAATCAAATGCAGCAACAGGAAAATCAATTCTTGTAGTTGAACAAATGACTAACCTAGATACTAGTGTTTTAAAATCAAATGTTAAAATTAGCTTAAAAGCAGGTACAGCAAAATTAGCTGCAGATGTTACAGAAATTATTACTGTAAAATACAATGATGCAGTTATAGGTACTATTAATGTTACTATTAAAAAAGACACTGAAAGTGCTGCAGTAACAGGTACAATTACAAACCCAGGTGATCAAGTTGTATTAGTTAAAGCTAGTGACCGTGTTGCTGTCACAAAAGAAATTACAATTACTACTACTGGAACTGTTGAAGGATTATCAGTTTCTTCTGGAACAGAATCAGTTGCAACTGCAACAAATGTAGGTAATAAAATCACTATTTCAATTCCTACAACTGCTTCACTTAACTCAACATCAAAAATTACAGTTAAGTCAGCTACTACAGGGGTAGAAGAAATTTCATTTACTGTGACTGTTAAAACAGCTGGGACAATTACAAAACCAGCTAATATTAAAGCAGCAGCAGGCATTAAAGAAGAAATTGTAATTGCTGCTAGTGACTTTGATTTAGTTGGGAAAATAAAAGTTGCAGCAAATCCTGCTCATGCAACTGTAACGTATAGTGAACAAGGTAGAAAAATTGAGTTCACAGGTTTGGAGGCTGCTCTTGGAACAAATGTTACTGTTACAATCAGTTCAGAAGATACTGCTGTTGAACCAGTTACATTTGATGTATCAGTTGTAGCAGGCTTTATTGTACAACCAATGGATATTGTTCGTACTAGTGGTGCTACTACTGTGGACGAAACACTTACCATTGCAGTTAAGGGTACTGTTACAGATTTTACTGTTTTAACATCACCAGAAACACCTACTGGTATTACTGAAGTTAGCATTAATCCAATTACCGGTGTGCTTTCATATAAAGTTGCTGCAGGATTAAATGCAGAAGCTGTTACTACAGTGACAATTGCTGCTACTGGAGTTACTGGAGTTACTGCAGTTACATTTACTGTGACTGTTAGTGCTGCATAA
- a CDS encoding DDE-type integrase/transposase/recombinase has protein sequence MKRNYRGKRQMKTNKHIQDIIREAALSRDKAAKRELLIKSGGSRSWFYDAIKKYKEIGEAFFIHKNKNNKHAQKRTHMQALEISRIFRDEYLNCNFRDFMRYLKADKRYDYQWVSYSYIYNILRSKNHCSKLAHKKTIKLLAKEEELKNRPQSLLVPSSATERAKENIHIARPRTQRRGHVVEADATFWRFSDEEIWALHGYIDEASGEVLGLYFDHQETTEGYFNALKPVLKNYGTFEVLRTDKRRTFWSEKKESSPEDSWIQFAFVAKNLGIDIQSSISPQFKPRIERLWKTIKGTITTFMEQNKVTNINEANLVLPKFVEYLNNHVVTLQKDFTTNSFKKFEGDLNIILGHKSIRVVARDLTVTYEKEKYFICNFTTPLNIPRREIMIIQCCDGNLIASLGDNYYSMIEFDNEMLYKSKVVLENEGVKPEDMPQKIKSISVWAQSNFIFFKKKYSSWYKKHSY, from the coding sequence ATGAAAAGAAATTATAGAGGTAAAAGACAAATGAAAACCAACAAACATATACAAGATATTATTAGGGAGGCTGCTTTATCCAGGGATAAAGCAGCCAAAAGAGAACTTTTGATAAAAAGTGGTGGTAGTAGATCATGGTTTTATGATGCCATTAAAAAATACAAAGAAATTGGTGAGGCCTTCTTTATCCACAAAAATAAAAACAATAAGCATGCTCAAAAGCGAACCCATATGCAAGCACTAGAGATTAGCAGGATTTTTAGGGATGAGTACTTAAACTGTAATTTTAGGGATTTTATGCGCTATTTAAAAGCAGATAAAAGATATGACTATCAGTGGGTGAGTTATTCATATATTTACAATATTTTAAGATCTAAAAATCATTGCTCAAAACTGGCACATAAAAAAACTATCAAATTGTTAGCAAAAGAAGAAGAGTTGAAAAATAGACCTCAAAGTCTACTGGTTCCCTCCTCAGCTACAGAAAGAGCAAAAGAAAATATCCATATTGCAAGGCCAAGAACCCAAAGGCGTGGTCATGTTGTTGAAGCTGATGCTACATTTTGAAGATTCAGTGATGAGGAGATTTGGGCATTGCATGGTTATATTGATGAGGCAAGTGGAGAGGTTTTAGGATTATATTTTGATCATCAAGAAACTACTGAAGGTTATTTCAATGCTTTGAAACCGGTCTTAAAAAATTATGGGACTTTTGAAGTGCTAAGAACTGACAAACGCAGAACTTTTTGGAGTGAAAAAAAAGAATCTTCGCCCGAAGATTCTTGAATTCAGTTTGCATTTGTAGCTAAAAACTTAGGTATTGACATCCAATCATCAATTTCACCACAATTCAAACCAAGGATTGAAAGGCTCTGAAAAACCATTAAAGGTACAATCACTACCTTTATGGAACAAAATAAAGTCACAAATATTAATGAGGCCAATCTAGTCTTACCAAAATTTGTTGAGTATTTAAATAATCATGTTGTAACGCTTCAAAAAGATTTTACTACAAATTCATTCAAAAAATTTGAGGGAGATCTAAATATTATTTTGGGACACAAATCAATTAGAGTGGTTGCAAGAGATCTAACTGTTACCTATGAAAAGGAAAAGTACTTTATATGCAATTTCACAACACCATTAAATATACCTAGACGAGAGATTATGATAATTCAATGTTGTGATGGTAACCTTATCGCATCACTTGGTGATAACTATTATAGTATGATTGAATTTGATAATGAAATGCTCTACAAATCAAAAGTTGTTCTTGAAAATGAAGGAGTGAAACCTGAAGATATGCCACAAAAAATTAAAAGCATCTCTGTCTGAGCTCAATCAAACTTTATATTTTTTAAGAAAAAATACTCAAGTTGATATAAAAAGCACTCCTATTAA
- a CDS encoding lipoprotein, translating to MKKLLGLLAATGLVASTSASVVACGDADAKTLGSVTLEGSAEKMIGTVKDVTIEAFVEGKATLNITSDKDDKTILSASNSTPFTAENLKSDVLITLKNPSEVTKEEVKEVLTVKYNDVVIGKINVTVKKDTGLALPGDTASISVSDTEVSLAVDDTKVITITITGTVEGLDVVSGTPATATVSVIVDNQFTITAVAEGTSTITVSSTTDDVADVTIAVTVTAAGGDGETEE from the coding sequence ATGAAAAAATTATTAGGATTATTAGCAGCTACTGGATTAGTTGCAAGTACTAGTGCATCAGTTGTTGCATGTGGAGATGCAGATGCTAAGACTTTAGGAAGTGTTACTTTAGAAGGTTCAGCAGAAAAAATGATTGGAACTGTAAAAGATGTTACAATCGAAGCATTTGTTGAAGGAAAAGCAACACTTAATATTACATCAGATAAAGATGACAAAACAATTTTATCAGCTTCAAATTCAACACCATTTACTGCTGAAAACTTAAAATCAGATGTTCTTATAACATTAAAAAACCCATCAGAAGTAACTAAAGAAGAAGTTAAAGAAGTTCTTACTGTAAAATACAACGATGTTGTAATTGGAAAAATCAATGTAACAGTTAAAAAAGATACAGGACTTGCACTTCCAGGAGATACTGCTTCAATTAGTGTAAGCGATACAGAAGTTTCATTAGCAGTAGATGATACAAAAGTAATTACAATCACTATTACTGGAACTGTTGAAGGATTGGATGTTGTATCTGGAACTCCAGCAACTGCAACTGTTTCAGTAATTGTAGATAACCAATTCACAATTACTGCAGTAGCTGAAGGTACTTCAACAATTACTGTTTCTTCAACAACTGACGATGTAGCTGATGTTACAATTGCTGTGACTGTTACTGCTGCAGGTGGAGATGGAGAAACTGAAGAATAA